The following are encoded in a window of Megachile rotundata isolate GNS110a chromosome 2, iyMegRotu1, whole genome shotgun sequence genomic DNA:
- the LOC100881875 gene encoding inactive hydroxysteroid dehydrogenase-like protein 1 isoform X2 translates to MLLQLALWLVIVLILVWLSLNYISKLVNALWEIFLPLIGTKPVDLRSKFGEWAVVTGSTDGIGKAYAKELATRGLNLVLISRTLEKLEKTRNEILHENPAIEVKIIVADFSKGKEIYGKIAEQLKGIPIGILVNNVGMQYTYPMYLGEVPEDELWDIININVGATTLMTRLVIGQMKERGKGAIVNMSSGSELQPLPLLTVYAATKMYNKGFTDAIRIEYSRFGITVQHLAPFFINTKMNAFSDRLQVTTFLVPNATTYAKNAISTLGIMNSGVGYWGHAIQQIIVLLVPEHVRMKAGEFMNQSLRQDYFRQKKVD, encoded by the exons ATGTTGCTGCAATTAGCATTATGGCTGGTTATCGTTTTGATTCTCGTTTGGCTGTCATTAAATTACATCAGCAAACTCGTGAACGCTTTGTGGGAAATCTTTTTGCCATTGATCGGTACCAAACCAGTTGATCTGCGCTCCAAGTTCGGCGAATGGGCAG TGGTAACGGGCTCCACCGATGGAATCGGCAAAGCTTACGCGAAAGAATTGGCTACAAGAGGGTTGAACTTGGTACTGATCAGCCGGACACTGGAGAAATTAGAGAAAACCAGAAATGAGATCCTGCACGAGAATCCTGCGATAGAAGTGAAAATTATAGTGGCGGACTTTAGCAAGGGAAAAGAAATCTATGGGAAAATTGCGGAACAATTGAAGGGTATTCCTATTGGAATCTTAG TGAACAACGTGGGCATGCAGTACACCTATCCGATGTACCTTGGAGAAGTTCCAGAGGATGAACTGTGGGACATTATCAATATAAACGTCGGAGCCACCACTTTAATGACACGATTAGTCATCGGGCAAATGAAGGAACGTGGAAAAGGGGCTATCGTGAACATGTCATCCGGTTCGGAATTGCAACCATTACCGCTTTTAACTGTGTACGCGGCAACAAAAATGTACAACAAAGGCTTCACCGATGCGATCAGAATCGAATACTCCAGATTCGGGATAACTGTACAGCACTTAGCTCCGTTCTTCATAAACACGAAGATGAATGCGTTCAGCGATCGACTACAG GTAACTACTTTTCTTGTGCCTAACGCGACGACTTATGCGAAAAATGcgatttccacgcttggtatcatGAATTCGGGCGTGGGATATTGGGGACATGCGATTCAACAAATAATCGTATTACTTGTTCCTGAACATGTCAGAATGAAAGCTGGAGAATTCATGAATCAAAGTTTAAGACAAGATTATTTTAGACAGAAAAAAGTTGACTAA
- the LOC100881875 gene encoding inactive hydroxysteroid dehydrogenase-like protein 1 isoform X1, giving the protein MLLVVAACSLNRIVINYLKKMLLQLALWLVIVLILVWLSLNYISKLVNALWEIFLPLIGTKPVDLRSKFGEWAVVTGSTDGIGKAYAKELATRGLNLVLISRTLEKLEKTRNEILHENPAIEVKIIVADFSKGKEIYGKIAEQLKGIPIGILVNNVGMQYTYPMYLGEVPEDELWDIININVGATTLMTRLVIGQMKERGKGAIVNMSSGSELQPLPLLTVYAATKMYNKGFTDAIRIEYSRFGITVQHLAPFFINTKMNAFSDRLQVTTFLVPNATTYAKNAISTLGIMNSGVGYWGHAIQQIIVLLVPEHVRMKAGEFMNQSLRQDYFRQKKVD; this is encoded by the exons GAAAATGTTGCTGCAATTAGCATTATGGCTGGTTATCGTTTTGATTCTCGTTTGGCTGTCATTAAATTACATCAGCAAACTCGTGAACGCTTTGTGGGAAATCTTTTTGCCATTGATCGGTACCAAACCAGTTGATCTGCGCTCCAAGTTCGGCGAATGGGCAG TGGTAACGGGCTCCACCGATGGAATCGGCAAAGCTTACGCGAAAGAATTGGCTACAAGAGGGTTGAACTTGGTACTGATCAGCCGGACACTGGAGAAATTAGAGAAAACCAGAAATGAGATCCTGCACGAGAATCCTGCGATAGAAGTGAAAATTATAGTGGCGGACTTTAGCAAGGGAAAAGAAATCTATGGGAAAATTGCGGAACAATTGAAGGGTATTCCTATTGGAATCTTAG TGAACAACGTGGGCATGCAGTACACCTATCCGATGTACCTTGGAGAAGTTCCAGAGGATGAACTGTGGGACATTATCAATATAAACGTCGGAGCCACCACTTTAATGACACGATTAGTCATCGGGCAAATGAAGGAACGTGGAAAAGGGGCTATCGTGAACATGTCATCCGGTTCGGAATTGCAACCATTACCGCTTTTAACTGTGTACGCGGCAACAAAAATGTACAACAAAGGCTTCACCGATGCGATCAGAATCGAATACTCCAGATTCGGGATAACTGTACAGCACTTAGCTCCGTTCTTCATAAACACGAAGATGAATGCGTTCAGCGATCGACTACAG GTAACTACTTTTCTTGTGCCTAACGCGACGACTTATGCGAAAAATGcgatttccacgcttggtatcatGAATTCGGGCGTGGGATATTGGGGACATGCGATTCAACAAATAATCGTATTACTTGTTCCTGAACATGTCAGAATGAAAGCTGGAGAATTCATGAATCAAAGTTTAAGACAAGATTATTTTAGACAGAAAAAAGTTGACTAA